The following are encoded together in the Chloroflexota bacterium genome:
- a CDS encoding 3-hydroxybutyryl-CoA dehydrogenase, with translation MEIKKVGVVGCGLMGGGITEVCARAGYPVVVMEVNQQFLDNGISKIQTSLERAAKKDKITVQEKDAALARIKGTLKIEDFKDCDLVIEAVLENLEEKKRVFSGLDKVCPPDAYLATNTSCLSILDMAMATKRPSQVLGLHFFSPVPVMRLVEIVKTLVTKSEAIDMARAFCQSIGKETVLCQDTPGFIANRLSMVYLVYVIRCYEQGLATKEDIDKTMRLGLNHPMGPLELADFIGLDTVYYILNAMHEELKDPLFAPPTLLKKMVTAGQLGRKTGKGFYDYK, from the coding sequence ATGGAGATCAAAAAGGTAGGAGTAGTGGGCTGTGGTTTAATGGGCGGAGGCATCACTGAGGTCTGCGCCCGTGCTGGCTATCCTGTGGTGGTGATGGAGGTTAACCAACAGTTTCTGGATAACGGTATCTCAAAGATTCAGACGTCCCTGGAAAGGGCGGCCAAGAAGGACAAGATAACCGTGCAGGAGAAAGACGCTGCTTTGGCACGGATCAAGGGCACCCTCAAAATAGAGGACTTCAAGGACTGCGATCTGGTAATAGAGGCGGTCCTCGAAAATCTGGAAGAGAAGAAGAGGGTCTTCTCTGGCCTGGACAAGGTTTGCCCGCCAGATGCCTATCTGGCAACTAACACCTCTTGCTTGTCCATCCTGGATATGGCTATGGCGACTAAGAGGCCCAGCCAAGTGTTGGGGCTGCACTTCTTCAGCCCTGTGCCGGTGATGAGGCTGGTCGAGATTGTGAAAACGTTGGTCACCAAGAGTGAGGCCATCGACATGGCCAGGGCCTTCTGCCAGTCCATAGGCAAAGAGACAGTCTTGTGTCAGGATACCCCCGGATTTATCGCTAATCGACTGAGTATGGTCTATCTGGTGTATGTCATTCGGTGTTATGAGCAAGGCTTGGCCACCAAGGAAGATATCGACAAGACCATGAGGCTGGGGCTGAACCATCCCATGGGGCCCCTGGAGCTGGCCGATTTCATCGGGCTGGACACGGTCTACTATATCCTCAACGCTATGCACGAGGAACTGAAGGATCCTCTGTTTGCCCCACCGACCCTGCTCAAGAAAATGGTCACCGCCGGACAACTGGGGCGTAAGACAGGAAAGGGGTTTTACGACTACAAGTGA
- a CDS encoding tyrosine recombinase XerD produces MKQEVEAFLGYLATEKRFSENTTAAYRNDLFQLVDFLQEKGVDNWSEVDRQLILSYLVSLKRRGYALSTVARKTASAKSLFKFLVSNGVRKDTPTENLGSPRVKKPPPQPLSIVQVRELLKQPERHSTPEAQRDKAMLELLYGSGMQISELMSLNLADVRVQDDCVSFCVKGARERNGSVSRESVPSLKRYLEEARPRLAHEKEEKALFLNRLGERLTRQGFWQIMKGYAKEARLDSRVTLRALRHSFAAHSAAAKA; encoded by the coding sequence ATGAAGCAGGAAGTCGAGGCTTTCCTAGGTTACCTGGCAACCGAAAAGCGATTCTCCGAGAATACCACGGCAGCCTACAGAAATGATCTTTTTCAACTGGTCGATTTTCTTCAAGAAAAAGGGGTGGACAACTGGTCTGAGGTCGATCGTCAGCTCATTCTGAGCTACCTTGTCAGCCTGAAGCGGAGGGGCTACGCACTGTCAACAGTCGCCCGCAAGACCGCCTCAGCCAAATCCCTGTTCAAGTTCCTCGTCAGCAACGGGGTCAGAAAGGACACGCCGACGGAGAACCTTGGTTCGCCCAGGGTGAAGAAACCGCCACCCCAACCCCTTTCGATAGTGCAGGTTAGGGAACTACTGAAGCAACCGGAAAGACACTCCACTCCTGAGGCACAGCGAGACAAGGCTATGCTAGAACTCCTCTACGGAAGCGGCATGCAGATAAGTGAGCTCATGTCGCTAAACCTGGCGGATGTGAGGGTGCAAGACGACTGCGTTTCCTTTTGTGTCAAGGGGGCCAGGGAGAGAAACGGTTCTGTCAGCCGAGAGTCAGTTCCTTCACTTAAGCGGTATTTGGAAGAGGCCCGCCCTCGGCTAGCACATGAGAAAGAGGAAAAGGCGCTATTCTTAAACAGGCTAGGAGAAAGGCTTACCAGGCAGGGGTTCTGGCAGATCATGAAAGGCTATGCTAAGGAGGCGAGGCTGGACAGTCGGGTTACCTTGCGTGCCCTGCGCCATAGCTTTGCAGCCCATTCCGCCGCTGCCAAGGCTTGA